The Sedimentisphaera salicampi genome includes a region encoding these proteins:
- a CDS encoding AAA family ATPase: MKISVQNMGPIEKAEFELGDFTIICGKNNTGKTYATYALYGFIDFFNNHYHLDVSDNLIKSLLEDGTAEIPLENYSKNRNGLLLEACNEYTKLLPHVFAANKSNFHNTKFQVSLEEPENYPQNVIEVNYGTNKKNILKLNKPKNENKIIASLLVQKGAQELHRDLIDNAIGETIRQVLFSHLFPKPFIISAERTGAAIFRSELNFARNRLLEEVSSMENTSFNPFALINKVYADYALPVKRNVEFIRNIENVAKKESFVAAEHSELLQEFCDIIGGSYKVTSNDELYFIPNKDRRVKLTMDESSSSVRSLLDLGFYLKHICKKGDLLIVDEPELNLHPENQRKIARLFARLINIGIKIFVTTHSDYLIKELNSLIMFDPDNKSHLRIMEKENYSKEESLSASKVKVYVAEKGKFLKEGNKRKTNGLTLNPADIDDELGIEVASFDESIETMDRIQNSLLLESGE, encoded by the coding sequence ATGAAAATATCTGTCCAAAACATGGGACCGATAGAAAAAGCTGAATTTGAACTTGGAGATTTTACCATAATTTGCGGTAAGAACAATACCGGCAAAACATACGCAACGTACGCCCTTTATGGATTTATAGATTTTTTTAACAATCATTACCATTTGGATGTCTCAGATAATTTAATAAAAAGTCTTCTTGAAGATGGTACAGCAGAAATTCCATTAGAAAATTATTCCAAAAACAGAAATGGTTTACTTTTAGAGGCGTGCAACGAATACACGAAACTTCTTCCGCATGTATTCGCCGCAAATAAAAGTAACTTTCACAACACTAAATTTCAAGTTAGCTTAGAAGAGCCGGAGAATTACCCTCAAAATGTAATAGAAGTAAATTACGGCACCAACAAAAAGAATATCCTGAAATTAAATAAGCCAAAAAATGAAAATAAAATTATTGCAAGCCTGCTGGTGCAAAAAGGCGCTCAAGAGCTTCACAGAGACTTAATAGATAATGCAATTGGAGAAACAATAAGGCAGGTTCTTTTCAGCCATTTATTTCCAAAACCGTTCATTATAAGCGCAGAGAGAACTGGAGCAGCAATTTTCAGGTCTGAGCTTAATTTTGCAAGAAACAGACTGCTGGAGGAAGTTAGCTCTATGGAAAATACTTCGTTTAACCCCTTTGCACTAATAAACAAGGTCTATGCAGATTATGCTCTTCCGGTTAAACGAAACGTTGAATTCATAAGGAATATAGAAAACGTAGCAAAAAAAGAAAGCTTTGTAGCGGCTGAGCACTCTGAACTGCTGCAAGAATTTTGTGATATTATTGGCGGTTCCTATAAAGTAACGAGCAATGATGAATTATATTTTATCCCCAATAAAGACAGAAGAGTAAAACTAACCATGGATGAAAGCTCCAGCTCTGTTCGCTCTCTGCTTGATTTAGGGTTTTATTTAAAACACATCTGCAAAAAAGGCGACTTATTAATAGTGGATGAGCCTGAACTTAATCTGCATCCGGAGAATCAGCGAAAAATCGCAAGGCTTTTTGCAAGATTAATTAACATCGGAATAAAAATATTTGTAACCACTCACAGCGATTATCTTATCAAAGAACTTAATTCATTGATAATGTTTGACCCTGATAACAAATCACATTTAAGAATAATGGAAAAAGAGAATTATTCAAAAGAAGAATCATTATCTGCTTCTAAAGTTAAGGTGTATGTTGCTGAGAAAGGAAAATTTCTCAAGGAAGGTAATAAAAGAAAAACTAACGGCCTAACATTGAACCCGGCAGATATAGACGATGAGCTTGGGATTGAAGTGGCCAGTTTTGATGAATCAATTGAAACAATGGACAGAATCCAAAACAGCCTTCTTTTAGAATCAGGGGAATAA
- the polA gene encoding DNA polymerase I, translating into MPDKFYLIDGHALIYSSYFAPMRTNLSSPKGEPTKASYIFTTTLLGLINRKNPDMLAVAMDSKEKSFRSDIFPEYKAQRPPMPEDMPQQIDRIEQILEAMKIPILRVEKYEADDIIGTLAEKAAKEGIETYICSGDKDMLQLIEENVFVHDIKKDSVKDLNWLETEKQMSPAQFLDALALMGDTADNIPGVPDVGPKTAEQWIRKYGSLEKLYENAGEIKGKRGNSLRESKEQAMLSRELVEIKRDCPVELRPKAFRLSEFDYDRLAEIFYELGFQRLYKSVGLEGKLDELSTETKNQGTSNKKQTALFDTDTEYDSMKDGKQNYKLAGSEEELEKLCRELEKQEIFAIDTETSSIEPMRAELVGISISWKENEAYYIPVKAAGNDKTIGIEKVKEILGGILSNPKIKKAGQNVKYDIEVLWNAGLSLEGVSFDTMIASYLLNAERSSNSMDAMAKDYLNYECQPISDLIGKGKSQITFDKVPAADAADYACEDADITFRLYEYLNKRLNEQPKLKKLFEELEMPLMKVLCKMEIEGVSIDCSVLDKMSKEIASQIETLRDSIFAQSGSVFNIESPKQLSEVLFDKLKLPQIKKRSTDASVLEKLADFHPVIEDIQQFRQLVKLKGTYIDKLGTMVNPKTNRLHCSFNQTITATGRLSSSNPNLQNIPIRTDIGRKIRAAFVPAEKDGVILSADYSQVELRLLAHFSQDSQLLEAFNNDMDIHSFVASELLGADPENPEPELRAKAKAVNFGIIYGQGPYALSQSLGITQGEAKEFIDSYFQRYSSIKEFMQSVIDGAKSNGYVSTILGRRRAVPGINSAAKREKSSAERMAFNTTIQGSAADLIKAAMIEVQNEIDAGKLKAKMIIQIHDELVFECSRDNAEQNAKRISEIMENAIELRVRLKVDTGWGENWMTGH; encoded by the coding sequence ATGCCCGATAAATTTTATCTTATAGACGGACACGCCTTAATATATTCGAGCTATTTTGCCCCTATGCGGACAAACCTCTCAAGCCCTAAAGGCGAGCCCACAAAGGCATCTTACATATTCACAACCACCCTGCTCGGGCTGATAAACCGCAAAAATCCGGATATGCTTGCTGTGGCGATGGACAGCAAGGAAAAATCTTTCCGCTCTGATATTTTTCCGGAATACAAAGCCCAAAGGCCTCCAATGCCGGAAGATATGCCTCAGCAGATTGACAGAATCGAACAGATCCTCGAGGCGATGAAGATTCCTATACTGAGGGTGGAGAAGTATGAAGCAGATGATATTATCGGAACACTTGCCGAGAAGGCTGCCAAAGAGGGGATCGAAACGTATATATGCTCAGGCGATAAGGATATGCTCCAGCTTATAGAAGAGAACGTATTCGTTCACGACATTAAAAAGGATTCCGTGAAGGATTTGAACTGGCTGGAGACTGAAAAACAAATGAGCCCTGCGCAGTTTCTTGATGCACTTGCCCTTATGGGTGATACCGCAGACAATATTCCGGGCGTTCCGGATGTGGGGCCGAAAACTGCTGAGCAGTGGATCAGGAAATACGGCTCGCTCGAGAAACTCTATGAAAATGCAGGCGAAATAAAGGGGAAAAGGGGCAATTCGCTCAGAGAGAGCAAAGAACAGGCAATGCTCAGCCGGGAGCTTGTAGAAATAAAGAGGGACTGCCCTGTTGAGCTGAGACCGAAAGCCTTCAGGCTCTCAGAATTCGATTACGACAGGCTCGCTGAGATTTTCTACGAGCTGGGCTTTCAAAGATTGTACAAAAGCGTTGGCCTTGAAGGAAAGCTTGACGAGCTCAGCACAGAAACAAAAAACCAAGGCACCTCAAATAAAAAGCAAACCGCCCTGTTTGATACGGATACAGAATATGACAGCATGAAAGACGGTAAGCAAAACTACAAGCTTGCGGGAAGCGAAGAAGAGCTCGAAAAGCTATGCCGAGAGCTTGAGAAACAGGAAATTTTCGCAATAGACACAGAAACCTCCAGCATTGAGCCTATGAGGGCAGAGCTGGTGGGGATAAGCATCTCATGGAAAGAGAATGAAGCTTACTATATCCCCGTGAAAGCCGCAGGAAACGATAAAACTATCGGCATAGAGAAGGTCAAAGAAATACTCGGCGGGATTCTCAGCAATCCGAAAATAAAGAAGGCCGGGCAGAATGTAAAATACGATATTGAAGTGCTTTGGAATGCAGGGCTGAGCCTTGAAGGTGTGAGCTTTGACACGATGATTGCATCATATCTGCTCAATGCAGAGAGAAGCAGCAACTCTATGGACGCTATGGCCAAGGACTATCTCAACTATGAATGTCAGCCGATAAGCGATTTGATCGGCAAGGGCAAATCACAGATCACCTTCGATAAAGTGCCCGCTGCGGATGCGGCAGATTATGCCTGCGAGGATGCGGATATTACCTTCAGGCTTTATGAGTACCTCAATAAGCGTCTGAACGAGCAGCCGAAGCTCAAAAAGCTTTTTGAAGAACTTGAGATGCCGCTGATGAAGGTGCTGTGCAAGATGGAAATTGAAGGGGTGAGCATAGACTGCTCGGTGCTCGATAAAATGAGCAAAGAGATAGCCTCTCAGATTGAAACACTTAGAGATTCGATTTTCGCCCAGAGCGGTTCAGTCTTCAACATAGAATCTCCCAAGCAGCTTTCGGAAGTGCTGTTTGATAAGCTCAAGCTCCCGCAGATAAAGAAACGAAGCACCGATGCCTCCGTTCTTGAAAAGCTTGCGGATTTCCATCCGGTGATTGAGGATATCCAGCAGTTTCGACAGCTCGTTAAACTCAAAGGCACATACATCGACAAGCTCGGGACGATGGTGAACCCGAAGACAAACCGACTGCACTGCAGCTTCAACCAGACAATAACCGCCACTGGCCGGCTGAGCTCTTCCAACCCTAACTTGCAGAATATACCGATACGCACAGATATAGGGCGTAAGATTCGGGCGGCGTTCGTGCCTGCGGAGAAAGACGGGGTGATTCTGAGCGCCGACTACTCTCAGGTGGAGCTGAGGCTCCTCGCTCATTTCTCGCAGGACAGCCAGCTTTTGGAGGCCTTCAACAACGATATGGACATACACAGCTTCGTGGCCAGCGAGCTTTTAGGGGCAGATCCCGAAAACCCAGAACCCGAGCTGAGAGCCAAGGCAAAGGCGGTGAATTTCGGCATAATATACGGCCAAGGACCGTATGCTCTCTCGCAATCGCTGGGAATTACTCAGGGCGAGGCGAAAGAATTCATCGACAGCTACTTCCAGCGGTACAGCTCGATAAAGGAATTTATGCAGAGCGTTATCGACGGGGCAAAATCCAACGGATACGTGAGCACTATCCTCGGAAGGCGGAGAGCCGTGCCGGGAATCAACTCTGCAGCTAAGCGGGAGAAATCGTCCGCTGAACGCATGGCCTTCAATACAACCATACAGGGCTCAGCGGCAGATTTGATAAAGGCGGCTATGATAGAGGTTCAGAATGAAATTGATGCGGGCAAACTAAAAGCAAAGATGATTATCCAGATTCATGATGAGCTGGTTTTCGAATGCAGCAGAGACAATGCTGAGCAAAACGCAAAGCGGATAAGCGAGATAATGGAAAATGCCATAGAGCTTAGGGTTCGACTGAAGGTTGACACCGGCTGGGGCGAGAACTGGATGACCGGGCATTGA
- a CDS encoding HAD hydrolase family protein, translated as MNNPPKNRPLYVTDLDGTLLDKNAAVSDFTKNKLNELIAEGCRITLASARSIASIRKIMSGVDLSLPVIEVNGAFITDIKTGEHLLSEPMEEHTCREIHRIIDFYEAMPFIFCCENGKDRVYYEAICNEGMRWFLNDKSEDHRGRSKQIPIDDAVFKNETAGFIVIGSQTQIESIRTEIEDVFSESIDCYCFANPYCPEWHWLTIHSSRARKSAGVIRLAEELGTDLSDVVVFGDNTNDLPMIKLNTQGIKSVCVANAVETIKKEADFICESNSADGVVKFIAEDFRQKIGPEYSAKPV; from the coding sequence ATGAATAATCCACCGAAAAACAGACCGCTCTACGTAACCGACCTCGACGGAACACTTCTGGACAAAAACGCTGCTGTTTCAGATTTCACGAAAAACAAGCTCAATGAGCTCATAGCAGAAGGCTGCAGGATCACCTTAGCAAGCGCAAGAAGCATCGCTTCAATAAGAAAGATTATGAGCGGCGTTGATCTCAGCCTGCCAGTTATTGAGGTGAACGGGGCTTTTATAACTGATATAAAAACCGGCGAGCATCTGCTGAGTGAACCAATGGAAGAGCACACCTGCCGAGAAATACACAGAATAATAGACTTCTATGAGGCAATGCCGTTCATATTCTGCTGCGAGAACGGTAAAGACAGGGTTTACTACGAGGCTATCTGCAACGAAGGGATGAGATGGTTTCTCAACGATAAATCAGAAGACCACAGAGGCAGGTCTAAGCAGATACCTATTGATGATGCCGTTTTCAAGAATGAAACAGCAGGCTTCATTGTAATAGGCTCACAAACTCAAATTGAAAGCATAAGAACAGAAATCGAAGACGTTTTCAGCGAATCCATAGACTGCTACTGCTTTGCCAACCCCTACTGCCCCGAATGGCACTGGCTTACAATACACAGCTCAAGGGCAAGAAAATCGGCAGGGGTCATCAGGCTGGCTGAAGAGCTGGGCACAGATTTGAGCGATGTTGTGGTTTTCGGGGATAACACAAACGACCTGCCCATGATAAAACTCAATACCCAGGGCATAAAGAGCGTATGCGTGGCGAATGCAGTTGAAACGATAAAAAAGGAAGCGGATTTTATCTGTGAGAGCAACAGTGCTGACGGAGTTGTTAAATTTATAGCAGAAGATTTCAGGCAGAAAATCGGGCCTGAATATTCAGCAAAACCTGTATAA
- a CDS encoding potassium channel family protein, with amino-acid sequence MKKFAVIGLGRFGKKLAVALSMSEAEVIAIDIKRDEIDSIRDQVSHAVRLDSTDEQALISQGVDKADVAVVGIGQRRGGFEAAILTVVNLKNMGVKNIYARAINLVSGQVFKAVGATEVVYPEIEAAQRWAYKLIAPQVTDKIDFAPGYSLARISAGDSFHGKTLVELQLRKKFNVNLIAIKRGKFAADEKEGKIINVPMPKTMIYREDILMVAGSDINLAKLPQD; translated from the coding sequence ATGAAAAAATTCGCTGTTATAGGGCTTGGCAGATTCGGCAAGAAACTGGCCGTTGCGCTTTCGATGAGCGAGGCGGAAGTTATAGCGATAGACATAAAGCGAGACGAGATAGACTCCATAAGAGATCAGGTAAGCCATGCCGTGCGTCTTGACAGCACCGACGAGCAGGCTCTGATTTCTCAGGGGGTAGATAAGGCCGATGTTGCCGTAGTAGGGATCGGGCAGAGAAGAGGCGGATTTGAGGCCGCTATCCTTACGGTTGTGAACCTCAAGAATATGGGCGTTAAGAACATCTACGCAAGAGCTATTAACCTCGTATCAGGGCAGGTTTTTAAGGCTGTAGGGGCAACGGAAGTGGTTTATCCGGAAATCGAAGCTGCCCAGCGATGGGCATACAAGCTTATCGCCCCGCAGGTTACAGATAAGATTGATTTTGCCCCGGGATACAGTCTCGCAAGGATAAGCGCAGGCGACAGCTTTCACGGAAAAACGCTTGTTGAACTTCAGCTAAGAAAAAAATTCAACGTAAACCTAATCGCCATTAAGAGAGGAAAATTTGCCGCAGATGAGAAAGAAGGCAAGATTATCAACGTACCAATGCCTAAAACAATGATATACAGAGAGGATATTTTGATGGTGGCAGGCTCTGATATAAACCTTGCAAAACTGCCGCAGGATTGA
- a CDS encoding serine/threonine protein kinase: MENENKAKPENAAGQIPGYKILGKLGSGAMAVVYKAKQVSLDRTVAIKVLPNKFVGKSNYVERFYKEGRLAGRLNHNNIVQAYDVGEAKGLYYFVMEYVEGKSIYDDLSKGKIFEEKEALEIMIQLAKALEHAHAQGLIHRDIKPKNIMITKEGVVKLADLGLARTTDDSETASAEKGKAFGTPFYIAPEQIKGEVDIDGRADIYGLGATLYHMVTGSVPFKAQKPAEVMRKHLNEPLTPPDHINTKLSSGFCEIIETMLAKKRSERYANPSDLLKDLESVNKGMPPVFARQTIDVSDLEELEEGEAVERDESSQYSYAVIVKYRIIVAVLSAACLLLLILLIFTASG, from the coding sequence ATGGAAAACGAAAACAAAGCCAAACCTGAAAATGCTGCCGGCCAGATTCCCGGGTATAAGATACTGGGGAAGCTGGGCTCTGGAGCTATGGCTGTGGTTTATAAGGCCAAACAGGTTAGCTTAGACAGAACAGTTGCGATAAAGGTTCTGCCGAATAAATTTGTGGGCAAAAGCAACTACGTAGAAAGATTCTACAAAGAAGGCCGGCTGGCCGGCAGGCTCAATCACAACAATATCGTTCAGGCGTATGATGTAGGAGAGGCTAAAGGCCTTTACTACTTCGTTATGGAATATGTGGAGGGGAAGTCTATATACGACGATCTGTCCAAGGGCAAGATATTTGAGGAAAAAGAGGCTCTTGAGATAATGATACAGCTGGCCAAGGCGCTGGAACACGCCCACGCTCAGGGTCTGATACACCGAGACATAAAACCGAAAAACATAATGATTACCAAAGAAGGCGTTGTTAAACTGGCAGACCTTGGGCTTGCCCGTACCACAGACGACTCTGAAACTGCAAGCGCAGAAAAGGGCAAGGCCTTCGGAACACCTTTCTATATCGCACCGGAGCAGATCAAGGGCGAGGTGGATATAGACGGCCGAGCAGATATATACGGCCTCGGGGCAACCCTGTATCATATGGTTACAGGCTCCGTTCCGTTCAAGGCTCAAAAGCCTGCTGAAGTTATGCGGAAGCATCTTAATGAGCCGCTAACTCCGCCTGACCATATAAACACAAAGCTTTCAAGCGGTTTCTGCGAGATAATCGAAACAATGCTCGCCAAGAAACGAAGCGAAAGATACGCAAATCCCAGCGATTTACTCAAGGACCTGGAATCTGTAAACAAGGGTATGCCTCCGGTATTCGCAAGGCAGACTATTGATGTAAGCGATCTGGAAGAGCTTGAAGAGGGGGAGGCTGTTGAGAGAGACGAAAGCAGCCAGTACAGCTATGCGGTTATTGTAAAATACAGGATTATAGTCGCAGTTCTCTCGGCGGCATGTCTGCTGCTTCTTATACTTCTGATATTCACGGCTTCGGGCTGA
- a CDS encoding CvpA family protein — protein sequence MIVIGLFAVITLAILAEAIVKPNFYKYVIMLFSMVSGLVFAYSFFEPLSKIVSKINWFPAAAEGLSFVLLFGISFAILKLLGDFTIRPELKLPDIVNRSFSVLFSLIFSFFVTGMIVVFLSMMPMEAKYPYPRYANKPIVTNSNYQIAPDKTFLNLDSAVTGFYNMLSAGSLSGDKDFGIVHDNFIDTNFLDRALYEEGVSPIAGEKAIDVPDVPQAAREAPKLLKYAETNQVVKKINNKKLYLVKVEISQDKVKNGGIIEKGGGYEIGPAQLRLICNKNYSDMFKGDGLSVFPVGFVTDNSKFQKFDLKSKFNLLPHKPNKNKNAVLDVGFYVPEGYVPVAVELRQDAIAKVPNVNAEPEEETEENG from the coding sequence ATGATAGTAATTGGTCTTTTCGCAGTAATAACGCTGGCAATATTAGCCGAGGCGATTGTAAAGCCGAATTTTTATAAATATGTAATAATGCTGTTTTCGATGGTGAGCGGGCTTGTATTTGCGTACTCGTTTTTCGAGCCGCTTTCAAAGATCGTATCTAAGATAAACTGGTTCCCGGCGGCAGCAGAAGGGCTTTCATTCGTTCTTCTTTTCGGAATCTCCTTCGCAATTCTAAAACTGCTTGGAGATTTTACCATTCGTCCGGAGCTGAAGCTGCCTGATATTGTAAACAGGTCATTTTCCGTTCTTTTCTCACTAATATTCAGCTTTTTTGTAACGGGAATGATAGTTGTTTTTCTCTCAATGATGCCGATGGAAGCAAAATACCCATACCCGAGATACGCCAATAAGCCTATAGTTACAAACAGCAACTACCAGATTGCTCCGGATAAAACCTTCCTGAATCTGGATTCAGCTGTTACCGGCTTCTATAATATGCTCTCTGCCGGCAGCCTCAGCGGAGACAAGGACTTCGGCATAGTGCACGACAACTTCATAGATACCAACTTCCTTGACCGAGCTCTTTATGAAGAAGGTGTTTCTCCCATAGCAGGCGAAAAAGCAATTGATGTCCCGGACGTCCCGCAGGCAGCCAGAGAAGCACCAAAGCTTTTGAAATATGCCGAAACCAATCAGGTTGTAAAGAAAATCAACAACAAAAAGCTTTATCTTGTGAAGGTAGAGATATCTCAGGATAAAGTTAAAAACGGCGGCATAATAGAAAAAGGTGGCGGATACGAGATCGGCCCCGCCCAGCTTCGCCTTATCTGCAACAAAAATTACTCTGATATGTTCAAGGGAGACGGACTGTCTGTTTTCCCTGTGGGTTTTGTTACAGACAACAGCAAATTTCAAAAATTTGACCTAAAATCAAAATTTAATCTTCTTCCGCATAAACCAAACAAAAACAAAAATGCGGTATTAGACGTAGGGTTTTATGTTCCTGAGGGCTATGTGCCGGTTGCAGTGGAATTGAGGCAGGATGCTATTGCAAAAGTTCCTAATGTAAACGCAGAGCCGGAAGAAGAAACTGAAGAAAACGGATAG
- a CDS encoding ATPase, T2SS/T4P/T4SS family, with protein sequence MYYLSLLADISFSGYIAIYKFVPFVLLFYLWLLLVNWVHFDTKAVQTDTMKWVSIITVGGLLAMCLWLFVPVFIIGFSSYLLLMITTIMVYVIHRNSLVADFEKVLTLNHIKGLLSNESAKIEKAARGFSFVTANGNPVDIPDPKTKEAYGFKTACYLLDDAIWKRAEIIKITPGEEEYKVKYVIDGLRNDADPIETEEMPYLLYYLKQLADLDVEEKRKPQTGKFQTKKDGDKASWHITTAGSREGEHITIKKDVQFSLMSFAELGFESDQIEELKTLKDTPKGLFLIAGTKSSGLTSCHYTLLRNHDPFLNSINTLEKSPAGDVQSIIQNVYDPSEGMSYAERLKALIRRGPDIVGVFDCNDPETAKAACEASKKKLIYVSMESKTALKGLAQWIKMVGDKDDALESLIGLASSHLVRRLCEECKEEYIPNPGTLKKLSIAPERVKSLWRPGDIEYTRGGKPILCENCQGQGYKGRVGVYESFVINEEVRKELLAAKSIKEISASLKRNGMQFFQERLTQKISDGSTSINEMIRVLKVLNG encoded by the coding sequence ATGTATTACTTATCTCTTTTAGCAGATATATCCTTCTCCGGCTATATTGCAATCTACAAATTTGTACCTTTTGTTTTGCTGTTTTATTTATGGCTTCTGCTTGTCAACTGGGTTCATTTCGACACAAAGGCCGTTCAGACAGACACAATGAAATGGGTTTCTATTATTACAGTAGGCGGGCTTCTTGCAATGTGCCTCTGGCTTTTTGTACCTGTTTTCATAATCGGCTTCTCCTCTTATCTGCTCTTGATGATCACTACAATAATGGTTTACGTGATCCACAGGAACTCACTGGTAGCAGATTTTGAAAAAGTTCTGACATTAAACCACATCAAAGGGCTTTTGAGCAATGAATCAGCTAAAATTGAAAAGGCTGCCCGAGGTTTCAGTTTCGTAACTGCCAACGGCAATCCTGTTGACATACCAGACCCCAAAACTAAAGAGGCCTACGGATTCAAGACGGCCTGCTACCTTCTCGATGATGCAATCTGGAAAAGAGCTGAGATTATAAAAATCACACCCGGAGAAGAAGAGTACAAAGTTAAATATGTGATAGACGGTCTGAGAAATGATGCTGATCCGATAGAGACCGAAGAAATGCCCTATCTTCTCTACTATCTCAAACAGCTTGCTGATTTAGACGTGGAGGAGAAAAGAAAGCCTCAGACAGGCAAATTCCAAACGAAAAAAGACGGCGACAAGGCAAGCTGGCACATCACTACGGCCGGCTCAAGAGAAGGCGAACACATCACGATAAAGAAGGATGTTCAATTCAGCCTGATGTCTTTTGCCGAGCTGGGCTTCGAATCCGATCAGATCGAAGAGCTCAAAACGCTTAAGGATACGCCTAAGGGATTGTTCCTTATAGCCGGTACAAAGAGTTCCGGACTAACCTCCTGCCACTACACCTTACTGAGAAATCACGACCCGTTCCTCAACAGCATCAACACGCTTGAAAAATCTCCTGCAGGCGATGTACAAAGCATAATACAGAATGTTTACGACCCAAGCGAGGGGATGAGCTATGCAGAACGGCTTAAGGCTCTGATACGAAGAGGGCCTGATATTGTAGGCGTTTTCGACTGCAACGACCCGGAAACAGCAAAAGCCGCATGCGAGGCCTCAAAGAAGAAGCTTATTTACGTGTCAATGGAATCGAAAACCGCACTGAAGGGTTTGGCACAATGGATAAAAATGGTGGGCGATAAGGATGATGCCCTTGAAAGCCTGATAGGGCTTGCATCGAGCCACCTTGTAAGAAGACTTTGCGAGGAATGCAAGGAAGAATACATACCAAATCCGGGCACGCTCAAAAAGCTAAGCATAGCTCCAGAAAGGGTTAAATCGCTCTGGAGACCCGGAGATATCGAATACACCAGAGGCGGAAAACCAATCCTCTGCGAAAACTGCCAAGGGCAAGGCTACAAAGGCCGAGTGGGAGTTTACGAATCTTTCGTGATAAACGAAGAAGTGAGAAAAGAGCTGCTTGCGGCTAAGAGTATAAAAGAAATAAGCGCTTCTCTCAAACGAAATGGTATGCAGTTCTTCCAGGAAAGGCTCACGCAGAAGATATCAGACGGAAGCACAAGCATCAATGAAATGATACGAGTTTTGAAGGTATTAAACGGTTAA
- a CDS encoding type IV pilus twitching motility protein PilT: MTKGQPIDSHRSVNHNPKINKLFKTVVSYKASDLHLKVGLPPKMRIDGVLKKMKADVLTEDSMEELIFDLLTEEQKKFFLKKGSIDFAHALSEIDRFRVNVFRQKGYIGLVARRIDSNIPPFEKLNLPPIIRDIAESPTGLVLVVGPTGSGKSTTIASMIDKINRERACHIVTIEDPIEYVHQDRKANVNQREVGIDCVDFKDALRSLMRQDPDVVLVGEIRDVETLEAAMQAAETGHLVFGTLHAASASQTIQRILDMFPQEERELARQTFALTVRGIIAQMLLPSIDPTVKRVPALEIMVANPSVRKLLKEEREDDIPSVIRSSQNEGMQDLTESLRMLIEKELIDLDNALTYAPNKEELRMAIKGIRANSSAIL, translated from the coding sequence ATGACCAAGGGACAACCCATAGACAGTCATCGGAGCGTAAACCATAATCCGAAAATAAACAAACTCTTTAAGACAGTGGTATCGTATAAGGCGAGCGACCTTCACCTCAAAGTGGGGCTTCCTCCCAAGATGCGAATTGACGGTGTTTTAAAGAAGATGAAGGCAGATGTACTTACTGAAGACTCAATGGAGGAACTGATCTTCGACCTTCTTACTGAAGAGCAGAAAAAGTTCTTCCTTAAGAAGGGCTCTATCGACTTTGCCCACGCCCTCAGTGAGATCGACAGATTCCGTGTGAACGTATTCCGCCAGAAGGGATACATAGGGCTTGTTGCAAGGCGTATTGATTCAAACATCCCGCCTTTTGAAAAGCTGAACCTGCCTCCAATTATTCGTGATATTGCGGAATCTCCCACCGGCCTTGTGCTTGTGGTAGGGCCTACCGGATCTGGTAAGAGTACTACAATTGCCTCAATGATAGACAAAATCAACAGAGAGCGTGCGTGTCATATAGTAACTATAGAAGATCCTATCGAATATGTCCATCAGGACAGGAAGGCCAACGTTAATCAGCGTGAAGTTGGTATAGACTGCGTTGACTTCAAGGACGCCCTGCGAAGCCTGATGAGGCAGGACCCCGATGTAGTGCTTGTGGGCGAAATTCGAGATGTTGAAACGCTGGAAGCAGCTATGCAGGCAGCGGAAACAGGCCACCTTGTTTTCGGAACCCTCCACGCAGCAAGCGCCTCTCAGACAATCCAGCGAATTCTCGATATGTTCCCGCAGGAAGAGAGGGAGCTGGCGAGACAAACATTTGCATTAACCGTAAGGGGAATCATAGCCCAGATGCTGCTGCCGAGCATTGACCCTACTGTTAAGAGGGTGCCGGCGCTTGAGATTATGGTGGCAAATCCTTCTGTTAGGAAGCTTCTCAAGGAGGAAAGGGAAGATGATATACCCTCTGTAATACGTTCTTCGCAAAATGAGGGCATGCAGGACTTGACAGAAAGCCTGAGAATGCTTATAGAAAAAGAACTTATAGACCTCGACAACGCCCTGACATACGCACCGAACAAGGAAGAGCTTAGGATGGCTATAAAAGGAATTAGAGCTAATTCAAGCGCAATTCTTTAA